In Helianthus annuus cultivar XRQ/B chromosome 8, HanXRQr2.0-SUNRISE, whole genome shotgun sequence, a single genomic region encodes these proteins:
- the LOC110870105 gene encoding uncharacterized protein LOC110870105, producing the protein MVTDNDSPIVCERRMFDCKPHYINILPHFNGKSNDEPYTHLAEFSSICSTIGGHHFALEEVKLRLFQFSLKDKAKQWFLTLPANSIRTWGEMQQVFLDEYYSMAKTDDARDEIRSFRQLSSEPLHEAFTQYKELIQKCPHHQIEKWELVKCFVRGLDDETWNHLESTSNGTLLSNHEDNDWEFLERMSKRSKVKESADRAKKHSTSRSWPDCDASSKDRIETLERELARMKKKEVGAVQYTVCEECGDIGHRTENCQATVAVNQVYGDRRKYDMNSNTYHPGLRNHPNFRYGNASNQMNPNF; encoded by the coding sequence ATGGTCACCGACAATGACTCTCCAATAGTTTGTGAAAGAAGGATGTTCGATTGCAAGCCCCactacatcaacatacttccccACTTTAATGGGAAGTCTAATGATGAACCATACACTCATTTGGCGGAGTTTTCGTCTATATGTAGTACTATTGGAGGGCATCATTTTGCATTGGAAGAGGTCAAGCTTCGgttatttcaattttcgttaaagGATAAGGCGAAACAATGGTTCCTCACACTTCCGGCGAATAGTATTCGTACATGGGGCGAAATGCAACAAGTTTTTCTTGATGAGTATTATTCGATGGCGAAGACCGatgatgctagagatgaaattaggtcttttcGCCAACTTTCGAGCGAACCATTGCACGAAGCATTCACCCAATACAAGGAACTAATTCAGAAGTGCCCACATCATCAAATTGAAAAGTGGGAGTTGGTTAAATGTTTTGTGCGAGGGTTGGATGATGAGACATGGAACCACCTTGAATCGACGAGTAATGGAACTTTGTTGAGTAATCACGAGGACAATGATTGGGAGTTCCTCGAGAGGATGAGCAAAAGGTCAAAGGTGAAAGAATCGGCCGACCGAGCCAAAAAGCACTCTACCTCAAGGTCTTGGCCCGATTGCGATGCGAGTTCTAAGGATCGGATTGAAACGTTGGAACGGGAGTTGGCCCGCATGAAGAAAAAAGAAGTGGGTGCGGTGCAATACACCGTATGTGAAGAATGCGGCGACATCGGTCACCGGACCGAGAATTGTCAAGCCACTGTGGCTGTGAATCAAGTGTATGGAGACCGGAGGAAATACgatatgaactccaacacttaccaccccggaTTGAGGAACCATCCTAACTTTAGGTATGGTAATGCCTCCaaccaaatgaacccgaatttctaA